GGCGTACGGGTCGCCTGGCCGTCACCGCTGCGCCCCGCGGTACCCCGGCTGCTGGCCGAGCACCGGGAGCGCCGGATCGCGGTGCTGGCGAGCGGGGACCCGATGTTCTACGGGATCGGGCGCGCGCTGGCGGAGGAGCTGGGCCCGGAGTCGCTGCACGTGCTCCCGCACCCGTCCTCGGTCTCGTACGCCTGCGCGCGGCTCGGCTGGCCGCTGGAGGACACGGAGGTGGTGACGCTGGTGGGCCGTCCGGTGTCCCGTCTGGCGGTATCCCTGCACGAGGGCCGGAGGCTGCTGGCCCTGAGCGCGGACGCGAGCACACCGGCCACGGTCGCGGCCCTGCTCACGACGCACGGCTTCGGCCCGAGCCGGATGCGCGTCCTGGAACAGCTGGGCAGCGAGGCGGAGGCGTACGTCGAGGGCGTCGCGGAGAGCTGGGCGCACGCGCCCGGGGACCGCCTGAACGTCATCGCCGTCGACTGCCGGGCGTCGCCGGACGCGCTGCGGCTCGGCGCCGTACCGGGCCTGCCCGACGAGGCGTACGAACACGACGGCCAGCTCACCAAGCGCCACATCAGGGCGGCGACGCTCGGGGCGCTGGCGCCCGCGCCCGGGGAGCTGCTGTGGGACGTGGGTGGCGGCTCGGGCTCGATCGCGATCGAGTGGATGCGTACGCACGTCTCCTGCCGGGCGGTGAGCGTGGAGAGGGACCCGGCGAGGGCGGAGCGGATCGCGAGGAACGCGGCCCGCCTGGGAGTCCCAGGCCTGCGGGTCGTCACGGGTCCGGCCCCCTCGTCCCTGTCCGGCCTGGACGTTCCGGACGCGGTGTTCATCGGCGGCGGCCTGACGGCACCGGGCCTGCTGGACGCGTGCTGGGAAGCGCTGCGGCCGGGGGGCCGGCTGGTGGCGAACACGGTGACGCTGGAGTCGGAGGCGCTGCTGGGTGAGCGATACCGGTCGTACGGCGGTGAGTTGACCCGGCTCGCGGTGGCGCACGCGGTCCCGGTGGGCGGATTCACGGGCTGGCGCCAGGCGATGCCGGTGACGCAGTGGTCCGTACGCAAACCCTCAGTCGCAGCCGCTGTCCCAGCCCCATCCCCATCCCCAGGCCCAGCCCCAGGCCCAGCCCCAGGCCCATCCCCAGCCCCAGGCCCAGTCTCAGGAGATCGAACATGACGGTGTACTTCATCGGCGCGGGCCCGGGCGCGGCCGATCTGATCACGGTGCGCGGCGCGCGGCTGCTCGCCGCCAGCCCGGTCTGTCTGTACGCGGGCAGCCTGGTCCCGGTGGAGCTGCTGGCGGAGTGCCCGCGGGACGCCCGTCTGATCGACACGGCGAACCTGGACATCGACCAGATCACCGCGGAGCTCGTACGGGCCCACGCGGACGGCCACGACGTGGCGCGGCTGCACTCGGGCGACCCGTCGGTGTTCAGCGCGGTGAACGAGCAGATGAAGCGCCTGGACGAGGCGGACATCCCGTACGAGGTGGTCCCCGGCGTCCCGGCCTTCGCCGCGGCGGCCGCGTCCCTGAAGCGCGAGCTGACGGTCCCGACGGTGGGCCAGACGGTGATCCTGACCCGTATCGCCCAGCGCGCCACGGCCATGCCGGAGGGCGAGGACCTGGCCACCCTGGGCCGTAGCGGCGCCCTGATCGTCCTCCACCTGGCGGCCCGCTACGTGGACCGGGTGGTGGAGGAGCTGCTCCCGCACTACGGCCCGGACTGCCCGACGGCGGTGGTCGCGATGGCGTCCCGCCCGGACGAGATCGTGTTGCGGGGGCCCCTGGACTCGATCGCGGAGCAGGTGAAGGCGGCGGGCGTGATCAGGACGGCGGTCATCATGGTGGGGCGGACGCTGGGGGCGGAGCAGTTCCGGGACAGCCATCTGTACGCGGTGGGGCGGGAGCGGGGCGGGTGCTGACGGGCCGGGCCCTCCTCCAGGGGCACCTCCCAGGGGCCGCCTTTCCAGCTCCGCGTCAGGCCTTCAGGAAGGCGAGGATGTCCGGGTTGAGGACCTCGGGGTGCGTCGAGAGCATCCCGTGCGGGTACCCCTCGTAGACCTTGAGCGTGCTGTTCGGCAGGAGCTCCGCCGACAGCGGCGCCGAGTCGTCGAAGGGGACGACCTGGTCGTCGTCGCCGTGAGCCACGAGGACGGGGATGTCGATCTTCTTGAGGTCCTCGGTGAAGTCGGTTTCCGAGAACGCCTTGATGCACTCGTAGTGGGCGTTCGCTGCGCCCGTCATGCCCTGCCAGCACCACCGGTCGATGAGGCCCTGGGACACCTCGGCTCCCGGACGGTTGAAGCCGTAGAAGGGCCCGGAGGCCACCTCGATGTAGAACTGCGCCCGATTCGCGGCCAGCGCGGTGCGGAATCCGTCGAAGACCTCCAGGGGAGTGCCGCCGGGGTTGGATTCCTTCTTCACCATGACCGGCGGGACCGCGCCGACCAGCACCGCCTTGGAGACCCGTCCCGGCGTGGCCCGGGCCACGTAGCGGGCGACCTCACCGCCGCCCGTGGAGTGCCCGATGTGGACGGCGCCCTGGAGGTCGAGGGCGTCCGTCAGCGCTGCGACGTCCGCCGCGTAGGTGTCCATCTCGTGGCCGTCCGCGCTCTGGTCGGAGCGCCCGTGCCCCCGCCGGTCGTGCGCGATGACGCGGTACCCCTCGGCGAGGAAGAACAGCATCTGCGCGTCCCAGTCGTCCGCGCTCAGCGGCCAGCCGTGGTGGAAGACGATCGGACGACCGTCACGCGGACCCCAGTCCTTGTAGAAGATGGTCGTGCCGTCAGCGGTGGTGATCGTGCCCATCACGAATCCTTCCGACAACTGCGGGGTGTGCTCGACGGGACCGGACGGCGAAGTGGACAGGCCGTGGTGTCGAAGCGCCCCGGCTTGGTGCGTTCGCGCTTTTTCGCCCTGTAAACGCTACGCCCATGTCCGCTTCATCACACTTTGCCCAGTTACTGATCTCGTGCCAGAGGTCGTGGGTGGCGGTGGCGGAGGTGGTGATGCCTCCCGCCCTGCCTGACGTGCCGCCTCCCGTTCCTCCCCGCGTTGCGCCTCTCGTGACCTGTGTGGGGCCCGGCAACGAGCATGTGTTGCGGGCCTATGACGGGGCGGCCTTGTGCCCCGACCGCCAACAGGCCGCCGCCTGGGCGCGGTGGGCCGAGCGGCGCGCCACCGATCCGGGGGTCGATCTCGCCGAGGACGCCGCCAAGGCCGTGGAGGCCGGGCGGGACCCGGACGGGTGGCGGTCACGGCTCGCCGCCGCTGCCGCCTCAGCGGGAGGCGGCGGTGGGCAGTAGGCGCGGGGTGCGGCGGTGGTCTCAGGCTGTGACGTCCGGGTCGGTGCGGGTGCCCTGGACGCACGCGCGCTCCGTACGAGGGGGAGTGCGGCTACCCCCGCCCCACCACCACCCCCGCCCGGTCGACGCAGATCACGTCCACCTCCACCGGGGCGCCCCGCAGGACCGACAGTGCCTCGTCCCGGGCCCGCGCCGCCACCAGGTCGCCCAGGCGCACCCCCGCCGCCTCGCAGAGCCGCAGTGCCTCCAGGCCCGTGTTGGCTGTGGCGATCCGGGACGCCAGCTCCTCCGTCGCGCCGCCCCGGCGGGCCAGGTCCGCCAGGAACGGCCTGTCCACCTGGGAGCGGGCCGAGTGCAGGTCCAGGTGGCCGGCCGCCAGCTTGGAGAGCTTCGCGAAGCCGCCGCAGATCGTGAGGCGGGGGATGGGATGGCGGCGTACGTATTTCAGGACCGCGCCCGCGAAGTCGCCCATGTCCAGGAGGGCTATGTCCGGCAGGTTGTACTCGGCAGTGACCGTCTTCTCCGACGTTGAGCCCGTGCAGCCCGCCACGTGCTCCAGGCCCGCCGCCCTCGCCACGTCCACGCCCCGGCGGATCGAGTCGATCCAGGCCGAGCAGGAGTACGGGACGACCACCCCCGTCGTGCCCAGGATCGACAGGCCGCCCAGGATGCCGAGCCGGCCGTTCCACGTGGAGCGGGCGATCTCCTCGCCGTGGTCCACCGAGACCGTCACCTCCACGTCCCCCGGCTCCCCGTACTCCGCCGCCACCCGCTCCACATGCTCACGCATCAGCCGGCGCGGCACCGGGTTCACCGCGGGCTCCCCGACGTCCAGCGGCAGGCCCGGGAGGGTGACCGTACCGACGCCGGAGCCCGCCCGGAACACCACCCCGGAGCCCGGCGGCAGCCGTCGTACCGTCGCCCTCACCAGCGCCCCGTGCGTCACGTCCGGGTCGTCCCCCGCGTCCTTCACCACCCCGGCGCTCGCCCGCCCGCCGCCCAGCTCCTCCACCGCCAGCGCGAACGCCGGTGTCTGGCCCTTCGGCAGCGTGATGCTCACCGGGTCCGGGAAGTCGCCGGTCAGCAGAGCCGTGTACGCGGCCGTCACCGCCG
This DNA window, taken from Streptomyces griseus subsp. griseus, encodes the following:
- a CDS encoding alpha/beta fold hydrolase; amino-acid sequence: MGTITTADGTTIFYKDWGPRDGRPIVFHHGWPLSADDWDAQMLFFLAEGYRVIAHDRRGHGRSDQSADGHEMDTYAADVAALTDALDLQGAVHIGHSTGGGEVARYVARATPGRVSKAVLVGAVPPVMVKKESNPGGTPLEVFDGFRTALAANRAQFYIEVASGPFYGFNRPGAEVSQGLIDRWCWQGMTGAANAHYECIKAFSETDFTEDLKKIDIPVLVAHGDDDQVVPFDDSAPLSAELLPNSTLKVYEGYPHGMLSTHPEVLNPDILAFLKA
- the cbiE gene encoding precorrin-6y C5,15-methyltransferase (decarboxylating) subunit CbiE, which translates into the protein MSAAPPVVVPPPPVSVVGIGADGWPGLSGAAREALREAEVVIGGARQLDLLPPECAGVRVAWPSPLRPAVPRLLAEHRERRIAVLASGDPMFYGIGRALAEELGPESLHVLPHPSSVSYACARLGWPLEDTEVVTLVGRPVSRLAVSLHEGRRLLALSADASTPATVAALLTTHGFGPSRMRVLEQLGSEAEAYVEGVAESWAHAPGDRLNVIAVDCRASPDALRLGAVPGLPDEAYEHDGQLTKRHIRAATLGALAPAPGELLWDVGGGSGSIAIEWMRTHVSCRAVSVERDPARAERIARNAARLGVPGLRVVTGPAPSSLSGLDVPDAVFIGGGLTAPGLLDACWEALRPGGRLVANTVTLESEALLGERYRSYGGELTRLAVAHAVPVGGFTGWRQAMPVTQWSVRKPSVAAAVPAPSPSPGPAPGPAPGPSPAPGPVSGDRT
- the cobM gene encoding precorrin-4 C(11)-methyltransferase, whose translation is MTVYFIGAGPGAADLITVRGARLLAASPVCLYAGSLVPVELLAECPRDARLIDTANLDIDQITAELVRAHADGHDVARLHSGDPSVFSAVNEQMKRLDEADIPYEVVPGVPAFAAAAASLKRELTVPTVGQTVILTRIAQRATAMPEGEDLATLGRSGALIVLHLAARYVDRVVEELLPHYGPDCPTAVVAMASRPDEIVLRGPLDSIAEQVKAAGVIRTAVIMVGRTLGAEQFRDSHLYAVGRERGGC
- a CDS encoding cobalt-precorrin-5B (C(1))-methyltransferase, yielding MTAEARGGRGAQLKHTGLRPGWTTGACATAAVTAAYTALLTGDFPDPVSITLPKGQTPAFALAVEELGGGRASAGVVKDAGDDPDVTHGALVRATVRRLPPGSGVVFRAGSGVGTVTLPGLPLDVGEPAVNPVPRRLMREHVERVAAEYGEPGDVEVTVSVDHGEEIARSTWNGRLGILGGLSILGTTGVVVPYSCSAWIDSIRRGVDVARAAGLEHVAGCTGSTSEKTVTAEYNLPDIALLDMGDFAGAVLKYVRRHPIPRLTICGGFAKLSKLAAGHLDLHSARSQVDRPFLADLARRGGATEELASRIATANTGLEALRLCEAAGVRLGDLVAARARDEALSVLRGAPVEVDVICVDRAGVVVGRG